Proteins encoded within one genomic window of Flavobacterium gilvum:
- the gcvH gene encoding glycine cleavage system protein GcvH yields MSIPANLKYTKDHEWVSLEGDIATVGITHFAQKELGDIVYVEVETLDQTLSKDEVFGTVEAVKTVSDLFLPLSGEIIEFNDALESTPESVNNDPYGAGWMIKVKISNPSEIEELLSDEAYKELIGA; encoded by the coding sequence ATGAGCATACCAGCAAATTTAAAATACACAAAAGATCACGAGTGGGTTAGTCTTGAAGGAGATATTGCTACAGTGGGAATTACTCATTTTGCACAAAAAGAATTAGGGGATATTGTATATGTTGAGGTAGAAACTTTGGATCAGACTTTAAGCAAAGATGAAGTTTTTGGAACAGTTGAGGCTGTGAAAACAGTATCGGATTTGTTTCTTCCTTTGTCTGGAGAAATTATTGAATTCAACGATGCTTTGGAAAGTACTCCAGAAAGTGTAAACAATGATCCTTACGGTGCTGGATGGATGATTAAAGTGAAAATTTCCAATCCTTCAGAAATTGAAGAGCTACTTTCAGATGAAGCTTATAAAGAACTTATAGGTGCCTAA